The Candidatus Omnitrophota bacterium genomic sequence GTCGGATAGCGAGATAGCTACGGAGAACCAGCTCCTCAATAAGCTCATGGATGAGAACAGCTTTTCCGTGCCGTCATCTTTGGTTAACAAACAGATACGCCTTATGACGGAGAACGCGAAGGCGAAACTTACGCAAAAAGGATTCAGCAAAGAAGACCTCGAAAAAAAGAATGAAGAATTTACGGGCCGGTTCAAAGATGACGCGGTAAGGCAGGTCAGGCTTCTGTTTATTCTGGACAGGATAGCTACCAGCGAAAATATAGATGCTGACCAGAAGGATCTCGATAGCGCGTACAAGTCGATATCCATTCAGTCGGGCAAGGGCGAACAGGAAGTAAAAAGTTATTACGAAAAAGAGGGGTTGGTAGATAATCTTTTGGAGAGGATAAGAGAAGAGAAGACGATAGAATTCTTACTCAAGTCCGCTGACGTAAAAGAAAAGGATTAACCTTAAGGAGGGGCCAGATGAGCGTATTAGTTCCTATGGTAATTGAGACTACGGGAAGAGGCGAGAGAGCTTACGATATCTACTCCAGACTGTTAAAGGACAGGATAATCTTTGTAGGCACCGCGATTGACGATGTGGTCGCCAATCTTATTATCGCTCAATTGCTTTTCCTGCAGATGGAAGAACCCGACAAAGAGATATCGATGTATGTAAATACGCCGGGTGGTTCTGTTACCAGTGGGCTCGCTATATACGATACAATGCAGTTTGTTAAGCCGGATGTGAGCACTTATTGTGTTGGCCAGGCCTCAAGCATGGGAGCGCTATTGTTGTCGGCGGGTACAGCCGGTAAGCGCTACGCTCTTCCGCATTCACGTATAATGATACATCAGCCTTGGGGCGGCGTGCAGGGTGCCGCGGCGGATATAAGCATACAGGCCCAGGAGATCTTAAGGCTGCGCGCGAGATTAGAAGAGGTGCTCGCAAAGCATACGAAGCAGCCGCTGGAAAAGATAAAGAAAGACACTGACAGGGACTATTTTATGTCCGCGGAAGAGGCAAAGGCTTACGGAATAGTGGATGAAGTTATAGAGAATATCGCAAAGAAGAAGAAGTAATTTAGCTATTAAGAGAGGACGACATGAGTAAGAAGTATTTGATGACGCCCGGGCCTACACCGGTACCAGAAGATATACGGCTTGAGATGGCAAAGCCTATAATTCACCACAGGACAAAGGAATATCAGGCCATATTCAAAGACGCTACGGAAGGCTTAAAAAAGATATTCAAGACATCTAATGATGTGTATACTTTTACGTCCAGCGGTACGGGAGCCATGGAGGCGTCTATAGCGAATGTTCTTTCGCAAGGTGATAAAATAATAGTGGTGCGCGGCGGAAAATTCGGTGAAAGATTTGGCGAGATAGCCAAAGCATATGGCGTGGAACCGATAAATATTGATGTCCAGTGGGGTTCTGCACCTAGTCCGGAATTGATAAAAGATACCTTAAAGAAGAACCCAGGCGTTAAGGGTGTGTATACAACGCTCTGTGAAACATCTACCGCCACAGTATTTGATATAAAAGCTATCGGCGAAATTGTGAGGGGTACCAATGCTTTGTTTGTGGTAGATACGATAAGCGGTCTTGGCGCGGATAAATTTGAAAATGACGCATGGAACGTTGATATAGCAGTCTGCGGTTCGCAAAAAGGCTTAATGATACCGCCAGGACTTGCTTTCTGTTCTGTCAGCGAGAAGGCATGGAAAGCTGTCGAGAGCTCTAAAATCCCGAAATTTTATTTCAATTTCAAAAAGTATAAGAAGGCTTGGATGGATACCGATACACCGTTTACATCAGCGATAACACTTGTTATAGGGTTGAAGAAGGCGGTGGAGATGATAAATAAGAAGGGCATAGACAGCGTTATAGCCGAGCACGATGCCCAGGCCCGCGCGTTCCGTGATGCATGTAAAGCGATTGGGTTAGGTGTATTCTCCA encodes the following:
- the clpP gene encoding ATP-dependent Clp endopeptidase proteolytic subunit ClpP → MSVLVPMVIETTGRGERAYDIYSRLLKDRIIFVGTAIDDVVANLIIAQLLFLQMEEPDKEISMYVNTPGGSVTSGLAIYDTMQFVKPDVSTYCVGQASSMGALLLSAGTAGKRYALPHSRIMIHQPWGGVQGAAADISIQAQEILRLRARLEEVLAKHTKQPLEKIKKDTDRDYFMSAEEAKAYGIVDEVIENIAKKKK
- a CDS encoding alanine--glyoxylate aminotransferase family protein, which translates into the protein MSKKYLMTPGPTPVPEDIRLEMAKPIIHHRTKEYQAIFKDATEGLKKIFKTSNDVYTFTSSGTGAMEASIANVLSQGDKIIVVRGGKFGERFGEIAKAYGVEPINIDVQWGSAPSPELIKDTLKKNPGVKGVYTTLCETSTATVFDIKAIGEIVRGTNALFVVDTISGLGADKFENDAWNVDIAVCGSQKGLMIPPGLAFCSVSEKAWKAVESSKIPKFYFNFKKYKKAWMDTDTPFTSAITLVIGLKKAVEMINKKGIDSVIAEHDAQARAFRDACKAIGLGVFSKSPSSAVTAINTPVGMDADNLIKLLKTEFGVTFAGGQESLKGKIFRCAHMGGIDKEHTIESVKALEQALIKLGHNFKTGTAVAIVEKALR